TCAATAAGTCCATCATCAACAGATTCACCAATAACTTCACCAAGTAATTCCCAAGTTTTTATCAAGTCGATTTGAATCATATCAACTGGCACACCTGCTTCTGCTGCAGATATCGCATCACTAATCGAAGCTTTCGCACTTTTAAGCAGACTGATATGTCTTGCATTTGATACATATGTCATATCTTGATTTGACACTTCTCCAGCAAAGAATAATGTACGAATCTGTTCCTCAAGTTCTTCAATTCCTTGTTGTGATAGCATTGATGTCCTAACAATTGGTGCATTCCCTACCATCGTTTTAACTTCTTCTAAATTTAACTTAGTTTCTAAATCGGTTTTATTAATAATCACGATTACATCTTCATTTTTTATTATTTCTGCAAGTTTATAATCTTCTTCAGTTAAAATCTCATTATTATTTAATACGTATAATATTAAATCTGCTTTCTTCAGTGCTTCTCTACTTCGTTCGACACCGATTTTTTCTACGATGTCTTCTGTTTCACGAATACCCGCCGTATCAACGAGTCTTAATGGCACGCCTCGCACATTTACGTACTCTTCCAGCACGTCACGAGTCGTTCCTGCAATTTCTGTAACGATAGCTTTGTTATCTTGAATTAAGTTATTCAGCATAGAACTTTTTCCGACATTCGGTTTTCCAACGATTACTGTAGATAACCCTTCTCTTAAAATTTTACCTTGATTGGCTGTTTGTAAGAGATTCGTAATACTTTCTTCTATCTTACGTGCTTCTTTCATTAGAAATGTACCTGTAGCTTCTTCAACATCATCATATTCAGGATAATCAATATTCACTTCAACTTGAGCTAATATTTCAAGAATAGATTGTCTTAACCCTTTAATCAGTACACTTAAACGTCCTTCAATCTGCTGCATTGCAACACGACTTGCTCGATCTGTTTTAGAACGAATAAAATCCATCGTCGCTTCTGCTTGTGATAAATCAATTCTTCCGTTTAAGAAAGCACGTTTTGTAAATTCACCTGGTTCAGCAAGTTTTGCTCCATTTGTAAGTGCAAGTTCGAGTACACGGTTAACCGTCATAATTCCGCCATGACAATTAATTTCTACGATATCCTCACGTGTATATGTCCTCGGTGCACGCATGACCGCGACCATCACTTCTTCAACGACTTCTTTTGTCGCTGGATCTATTATATGCCCATAGTTAATCGTATGCGAAGCAACTTCACTTAACTGGTGTTTACCTTTATATAATTTATCCGCAATCAACACCGCATCACTACCTGATAGACGGACAATCGCGATTGCACCTTCCCCCATCGGCGTTGAAATACTTGCTATAGTATCCAGTTCCATAAGATTTCCTCCTTTGATTCCTTTAAATTTTAAGCTTAATTTTATGAATAATAAATCTCTTTGCATCGAATAAACAGATTAACTCTAAAAACAATCGTTTTTAGAGTTAATCAAGTAAATATTATCTTGCACGAATTACAAGGTAACGATGAGGCTCTCTACCTTCTGAATATGTTTCAATGTTCTCTATCTTTGCAAGCATTTGATGCATAATTTTACGCTCATAGTTTGGCATCGGCTCAAATTTAACAGGCTTACCAGTCGCTATTGCTTTTTTTGACATATTTAGAGCTAGATTCTGTAATGTTTCTCTTCGCTTTTCTCGATAATTTTCAATATCTAACGTAATTGTTGTAAATCCCTTTTCAAGTTGATTGAAATAGTTTTGTGCAAGGACTTGTAAGCTGTTCAGCACTTGGCCACGCTTACCAATTATTCGAGATGCTTCAGCTGATGAAATATTTATAATAACTTCACTATTATTCTTATAGAATATTTCCGCAGAAGCTTCATATCCCATAGCAGCAACAATCTGCATTACATAATCTTTAACTAACTCTACAGACTCTTGCTTTCTATTTGATTTTGTGTCGATATCCTCTTCGGGTGCTATCTCTTCAGACATATCGACTCTATTATTATCCGAAGACTCATTGATGATAGGTATACTCGTTTTTTCGCGTTTCACTTCTGGATCAATGATGCTGAGCTTTACCTCTGCATTTTGTCTACCAATTCCGAATATACCCTTCTTGCCGGGATTCAAGACTTCAATCTTAACCTGACTTTCAGAAACATTCATTATTTCTAATCCTTTGTTAATTGCATCTTCTACAGTAACATCAATAAAGGTTTGTTCTAACAATAGATTTCCTCCGTCTTTAAGTGATTCTCTTGTTAAAACCTTTGGCAATCTTCATTACATGTTCCAGACTTTTGTTAATCTCATTCGTTGTCATTTCTTTAGAAGGTTGCCTGGCGATTACAATAAAATCATCTTTAATAATATCTTCTTTATGTTTCGTAAAACTTTCTCTTATCGCACGTTTTATTCTATTTCGAGTGACAGCATTACCAATTTTTTTAGATACTGAAATACCGAGTCTAAAATGCTCATTTTCACTATTTTTCTGACGATATATAATAAACTGGCGATTCGCTACAGTTTTGCCTTGCTTATAGATTTTCTGAAAATCTTCATTCTTCTTGATACGATACGCTTTTTCCATTTTATACACCATCTCATCATCAATACATA
Above is a window of Macrococcoides canis DNA encoding:
- the mnmE gene encoding tRNA uridine-5-carboxymethylaminomethyl(34) synthesis GTPase MnmE: MELDTIASISTPMGEGAIAIVRLSGSDAVLIADKLYKGKHQLSEVASHTINYGHIIDPATKEVVEEVMVAVMRAPRTYTREDIVEINCHGGIMTVNRVLELALTNGAKLAEPGEFTKRAFLNGRIDLSQAEATMDFIRSKTDRASRVAMQQIEGRLSVLIKGLRQSILEILAQVEVNIDYPEYDDVEEATGTFLMKEARKIEESITNLLQTANQGKILREGLSTVIVGKPNVGKSSMLNNLIQDNKAIVTEIAGTTRDVLEEYVNVRGVPLRLVDTAGIRETEDIVEKIGVERSREALKKADLILYVLNNNEILTEEDYKLAEIIKNEDVIVIINKTDLETKLNLEEVKTMVGNAPIVRTSMLSQQGIEELEEQIRTLFFAGEVSNQDMTYVSNARHISLLKSAKASISDAISAAEAGVPVDMIQIDLIKTWELLGEVIGESVDDGLIDQLFSQFCLGK
- the rnpA gene encoding ribonuclease P protein component; its protein translation is MEKAYRIKKNEDFQKIYKQGKTVANRQFIIYRQKNSENEHFRLGISVSKKIGNAVTRNRIKRAIRESFTKHKEDIIKDDFIVIARQPSKEMTTNEINKSLEHVMKIAKGFNKRIT
- the jag gene encoding RNA-binding cell elongation regulator Jag/EloR, translated to MLEQTFIDVTVEDAINKGLEIMNVSESQVKIEVLNPGKKGIFGIGRQNAEVKLSIIDPEVKREKTSIPIINESSDNNRVDMSEEIAPEEDIDTKSNRKQESVELVKDYVMQIVAAMGYEASAEIFYKNNSEVIINISSAEASRIIGKRGQVLNSLQVLAQNYFNQLEKGFTTITLDIENYREKRRETLQNLALNMSKKAIATGKPVKFEPMPNYERKIMHQMLAKIENIETYSEGREPHRYLVIRAR